A section of the Streptomyces sp. Je 1-369 genome encodes:
- a CDS encoding DUF3068 domain-containing protein: MRRTASPLSLILLGLGAFLLVLAPMLAWYVEPRAKRTPVDVDITTVFKGKGSYFDTEKIKTVHDKDLTITRQVRGDVADSEDSGRAIWDVSTSVDPDKSLPAADPHDSLQWTLERWVTDRRTNAPVHCCGEEPYFEGEAYLKFPFDVEKRSYTWWDNTLGATVPLTYRGTKKIQGYEGYRFTATVKPTRTGTRQVPGRMVGQPRKSQVIADEYYANHGIELVADQRTGRIIYAAIGPRKTLRAPGSEKDATVLLDSDRIAFTPATQKAQVKLADDDSSRLELVGETLPFGACVLGGVLAVAGIVLVVRGRQDDGANGPGRHGDGAEPDSPNPAASPTALQPSTM, translated from the coding sequence ATGCGCCGCACCGCCTCTCCTCTGTCGCTGATCCTTCTCGGGCTCGGCGCGTTTCTTCTGGTCCTGGCACCGATGCTGGCCTGGTACGTCGAGCCACGCGCGAAACGCACGCCCGTGGATGTCGACATCACGACCGTCTTCAAAGGCAAGGGAAGCTATTTCGACACCGAGAAGATCAAGACGGTCCACGACAAGGACCTCACCATCACCCGCCAGGTCCGCGGCGACGTGGCCGACAGCGAGGACAGCGGGCGGGCGATCTGGGACGTGTCGACGTCGGTGGATCCGGACAAGTCGCTGCCCGCGGCCGACCCGCACGACTCGCTCCAGTGGACGCTGGAGCGCTGGGTCACCGACCGGAGGACGAACGCGCCGGTGCACTGCTGCGGCGAGGAGCCGTACTTCGAGGGCGAGGCGTACCTGAAGTTCCCCTTCGACGTGGAGAAGCGGTCCTACACCTGGTGGGACAACACGCTGGGCGCGACCGTCCCGCTCACCTACCGCGGCACGAAGAAGATCCAGGGGTACGAGGGGTACCGGTTCACGGCGACGGTGAAGCCCACCAGGACCGGGACGCGTCAGGTGCCGGGGCGGATGGTCGGGCAGCCGAGGAAGAGCCAGGTCATCGCCGACGAGTACTACGCCAACCACGGCATCGAGCTCGTCGCGGACCAGCGCACCGGCCGGATCATCTACGCCGCGATCGGCCCCCGCAAGACGCTGCGCGCGCCGGGGTCGGAGAAGGACGCGACGGTACTGCTCGACAGCGACCGGATCGCGTTCACGCCGGCGACCCAGAAGGCTCAGGTGAAGCTCGCGGACGACGACAGCAGTCGGCTTGAACTCGTCGGCGAGACGCTGCCGTTCGGTGCGTGCGTGCTGGGCGGGGTACTCGCCGTGGCGGGAATCGTGCTCGTCGTGCGAGGGCGCCAGGACGACGGGGCGAACGGTCCCGGACGGCACGGTGACGGGGCGGAGCCGGACAGTCCGAATCCGGCCGCGTCGCCGACCGCCCTGCAGCCCAGCACGATGTGA